From Marinobacterium sp. LSUCC0821, a single genomic window includes:
- the hpaR gene encoding homoprotocatechuate degradation operon regulator HpaR, which translates to MRDFDDSIPLKLLKAREVTMSFFRPVLQEVSLTEQQWRVIRALKQYPESESKELANRCSLLSPSLTGILTRLEQQDLIKRRRSSEDQRVVLISLTPKAEAMFDEVAPLVDERYQQLTKKLSSKDMQKLDQLLNKILSLDPDA; encoded by the coding sequence ATGCGTGATTTTGATGATTCGATACCTCTAAAACTGCTTAAGGCACGCGAAGTAACCATGAGTTTCTTCCGTCCTGTGTTGCAGGAGGTCTCTCTTACTGAGCAGCAGTGGCGAGTAATTCGTGCACTCAAGCAGTACCCAGAGTCTGAGTCCAAAGAGCTAGCCAATCGATGCTCACTTTTGAGCCCTAGTTTGACTGGCATTCTAACGCGCCTAGAGCAACAGGATTTGATTAAACGCCGCCGCTCTTCAGAAGACCAGCGCGTAGTTCTCATCTCTCTAACCCCAAAAGCAGAGGCGATGTTTGATGAGGTCGCTCCGTTAGTTGATGAGCGATATCAGCAGCTAACCAAGAAATTGAGCTCTAAGGATATGCAGAAGCTCGATCAACTTTTAAACAAGATATTGAGCTTAGATCCCGACGCCTAA
- the hpaE gene encoding 5-carboxymethyl-2-hydroxymuconate semialdehyde dehydrogenase — protein sequence MSDTLQTNQARATDYLKRFADAPVGHYINGEFTQGSCGELYDNITPTDNSSLGKVVAGTVADVDAACQAAEDAFQEWSNTPGAERKKILNKFADKLVERADEIALVESMDCGQAIRFMKQAAVRGAANFRFFADKAPEAQNGLALHQDEHTNFTIRNAIGPVGIITPWNTPFMLSTWKIAPALAAGCTVVHKPAELTPLSAYILAEIADEVLPKGVWNMVNGFGETAGKRLTEHPAIKAVALVGESATGTHIMRQGADTLKRMHFELGGKNPVIVFDDADFERALDAVVFMIYSLNGQRCTSSSRLLIQKGIAPKFIEALEARVKNLRVGHPLDPQTEVGPLVHTGHCAKVLSYMDLATEDGAKIAVGGARVDQANNGISLQGNYVKPTLFTGADNSMRIAREEIFGPVLTAIQFETEEEAIAIANDTEYGLSGYIWTENTGRAMRMARKVEAGMLWVNSENNRNLPSPFGGIKQSGIGRDGGDWSFDFYMETKNVCVAHGTHKVPTLGK from the coding sequence ATGAGCGATACTCTACAAACAAACCAAGCACGCGCTACCGACTACCTAAAACGTTTTGCTGATGCACCTGTAGGCCACTACATCAATGGTGAATTCACTCAGGGTTCTTGTGGCGAACTATACGACAACATCACACCAACTGATAACTCATCACTAGGTAAGGTTGTTGCCGGTACTGTGGCAGATGTAGATGCTGCTTGTCAGGCAGCAGAAGATGCATTCCAGGAGTGGTCAAACACTCCAGGCGCTGAGCGTAAAAAGATTCTTAATAAGTTTGCAGACAAACTTGTAGAGCGTGCAGACGAGATCGCACTAGTTGAGTCTATGGACTGTGGTCAGGCGATTCGTTTCATGAAACAGGCAGCTGTTCGCGGCGCAGCTAACTTCCGCTTCTTCGCCGACAAAGCACCAGAAGCGCAGAACGGCCTGGCACTTCACCAGGACGAGCACACCAACTTCACAATCCGCAACGCGATTGGTCCTGTTGGCATCATCACGCCATGGAACACCCCTTTCATGCTATCTACCTGGAAGATCGCCCCTGCCCTAGCCGCAGGCTGTACCGTGGTACACAAACCAGCTGAACTAACACCGCTAAGCGCTTACATCCTTGCTGAAATTGCAGATGAAGTTCTTCCAAAAGGCGTTTGGAACATGGTTAACGGTTTCGGTGAGACTGCTGGTAAGCGTCTAACTGAGCACCCAGCTATCAAGGCTGTCGCTCTTGTTGGTGAATCAGCGACTGGTACACACATTATGCGTCAGGGTGCAGATACGCTAAAACGTATGCACTTCGAGCTAGGTGGTAAAAACCCAGTTATTGTATTTGATGATGCAGACTTTGAACGTGCACTAGATGCAGTTGTATTCATGATCTACAGCTTGAACGGCCAGCGTTGTACTTCATCTAGCCGCCTTCTCATCCAGAAAGGTATCGCACCGAAGTTCATCGAAGCCCTAGAAGCTCGCGTTAAGAACCTTCGCGTAGGCCACCCACTGGATCCACAAACAGAAGTGGGCCCACTTGTTCACACTGGCCACTGTGCGAAAGTACTAAGCTACATGGATCTAGCGACTGAAGATGGCGCTAAAATCGCTGTTGGTGGTGCACGTGTTGATCAAGCTAACAACGGTATTTCTCTACAGGGTAACTACGTTAAACCAACCCTATTCACCGGCGCTGACAACAGCATGCGTATCGCGCGTGAAGAGATTTTCGGACCTGTTCTAACTGCTATCCAGTTTGAAACTGAAGAGGAAGCGATCGCTATCGCGAACGATACAGAGTATGGCCTATCAGGTTACATCTGGACTGAAAACACTGGCCGTGCAATGCGTATGGCTCGTAAAGTTGAAGCGGGTATGCTTTGGGTTAACTCTGAGAACAACCGTAACCTGCCTTCTCCATTCGGTGGTATCAAGCAGTCTGGTATCGGCCGTGATGGCGGCGACTGGAGCTTCGACTTCTACATGGAAACTAAGAACGTGTGTGTCGCACATGGTACTCACAAGGTTCCAACACTCGGTAAATAA
- a CDS encoding fumarylacetoacetate hydrolase family protein — protein MRRARILLEGRELDINIDANDQITTNEGEQINVALDSDAITWLPPVKEPGTIFALGINYADHATELAFEPPKEPLIFVKHANCLTGHKQVSYRPDNIDYQHYECELVAIIGKSGKNIKAEDALDYVAGYTVCNDFAIRDYLENYYRPNLRVKSRDSLLPMGPWIVDTADIADANALRLTTHVNGKMTQEGSTKDMIFNVPFVIEYLSKVMTLNPGDMICTGTPHGIVDCQPGDTIVCEIENICALETRMVSEQEYYGDKY, from the coding sequence ATGAGACGCGCACGTATTTTGCTAGAAGGCCGTGAGCTAGATATCAACATCGACGCTAACGACCAGATCACCACAAATGAAGGTGAGCAGATCAATGTAGCACTAGATTCTGACGCAATTACTTGGCTACCACCGGTTAAAGAGCCAGGCACTATCTTTGCGCTTGGTATTAACTACGCAGACCACGCTACAGAACTGGCATTTGAACCACCTAAAGAGCCACTGATCTTTGTTAAGCACGCTAACTGCCTAACCGGTCACAAGCAGGTGAGCTACCGCCCAGACAACATCGATTACCAACACTACGAGTGTGAACTAGTCGCAATTATTGGTAAGTCAGGTAAAAACATCAAAGCGGAAGATGCTCTTGATTATGTAGCGGGTTACACCGTATGTAACGACTTTGCTATCCGTGACTACCTAGAGAACTACTACCGCCCTAACCTACGCGTCAAGAGCCGCGACTCTTTACTGCCTATGGGGCCTTGGATAGTTGATACAGCGGACATTGCTGATGCAAATGCGCTTCGCCTAACGACTCACGTCAACGGCAAGATGACTCAAGAGGGCAGCACCAAAGATATGATCTTTAATGTGCCATTCGTTATCGAGTACCTAAGTAAAGTGATGACCCTAAACCCAGGTGACATGATCTGTACAGGTACACCACACGGTATCGTCGACTGTCAGCCAGGCGACACGATCGTATGTGAAATTGAGAACATTTGTGCGCTAGAGACCCGCATGGTTAGCGAACAAGAATATTACGGCGACAAGTACTAA
- a CDS encoding fumarylacetoacetate hydrolase family protein, producing the protein MNPNTLVHSKLICVALNDSEQLKKMSDTFNEKPYVKPPTQPVLYYKPRNTWSTDGAVVDWAKDFDGVDVAEMAVGGSLGVVIGKETCRVSEADALNYVKGYTVVAEYSLPEQTYFRPDIKGKCLDNSAPVGPAVVSPVGLSPDSLTVDVAVNGNVKSSFPLTQMERSVATLIHTLSYIMTLQEGEVIAVGFYGDRVAVAKGDKVAISIEGVGTLNNTLGGA; encoded by the coding sequence ATGAACCCGAATACACTGGTTCACAGTAAGCTGATCTGCGTTGCCTTAAACGACAGCGAACAGCTTAAGAAGATGAGCGATACGTTCAACGAAAAACCTTACGTTAAGCCACCAACTCAGCCTGTGCTTTACTACAAGCCACGTAACACTTGGAGCACTGACGGTGCAGTAGTAGATTGGGCAAAAGATTTCGACGGCGTTGATGTAGCAGAAATGGCCGTGGGTGGCAGTTTAGGCGTAGTAATCGGTAAAGAGACTTGCCGCGTTTCAGAAGCTGACGCTCTTAACTACGTAAAAGGTTACACAGTCGTAGCAGAATACTCTCTTCCGGAGCAAACCTACTTCCGTCCTGATATCAAAGGTAAGTGTCTAGATAACTCAGCACCTGTAGGCCCAGCAGTCGTTTCACCAGTTGGCCTTTCTCCAGATTCACTTACTGTTGATGTAGCCGTAAATGGCAATGTGAAATCTAGTTTCCCTCTTACTCAGATGGAGCGCAGTGTTGCGACCCTTATTCACACACTCTCTTACATCATGACCCTTCAGGAAGGTGAAGTGATTGCAGTCGGCTTCTACGGTGACCGTGTTGCCGTAGCTAAAGGCGACAAAGTTGCTATTTCAATTGAGGGTGTAGGCACCCTAAACAACACTTTGGGAGGTGCCTAA
- the hpaI gene encoding 4-hydroxy-2-oxoheptanedioate aldolase produces the protein MELPKNQFKAGLATGETQFGLWCGIPDNSVAEMLACAGFDWLLIDSEHAPFDLRTIMAHLQAIAPYDVAPIVRPVIGDTALIKQLIDIGAQTLLVPMIDTAEQAKEMVRAVRYPPEGVRGLGTSLARAARWNQIPGYLKKANAEICLIVQAETTTAIENLDEILAVDGVDGVFIGPSDLSASMGYIGDAGNPVVVETIKQGLGKIKAAGKWGGLLCLDPSMAQEYIEAGASFVGVGVDSMILANETRKLAQKFKGGAEPVSTKPQASY, from the coding sequence ATGGAACTTCCAAAAAACCAATTTAAAGCAGGCTTAGCAACTGGCGAAACCCAGTTCGGCTTGTGGTGTGGCATACCTGATAACAGCGTTGCAGAGATGCTCGCGTGTGCAGGTTTTGATTGGCTATTGATCGATAGCGAGCATGCACCTTTTGATTTGCGCACGATCATGGCACACCTTCAGGCTATCGCCCCATATGATGTTGCCCCTATCGTTCGCCCAGTTATTGGTGACACTGCGCTTATTAAGCAGCTAATCGATATTGGTGCGCAAACTTTACTCGTGCCAATGATCGACACTGCTGAACAGGCAAAAGAGATGGTTCGTGCCGTTCGTTATCCACCTGAGGGTGTACGCGGTCTAGGGACATCCCTAGCTCGTGCTGCTCGTTGGAACCAGATCCCTGGCTACCTTAAAAAAGCTAACGCTGAGATCTGCTTAATTGTTCAGGCAGAGACGACAACAGCGATCGAAAATCTTGATGAAATCCTAGCTGTAGATGGTGTAGACGGTGTATTCATCGGCCCTTCTGACCTATCAGCATCTATGGGTTATATCGGTGATGCAGGCAACCCTGTTGTAGTTGAAACGATCAAGCAGGGTCTAGGTAAGATAAAAGCGGCTGGCAAATGGGGTGGCTTACTCTGCCTCGACCCAAGCATGGCACAAGAGTACATCGAAGCGGGCGCATCATTTGTAGGTGTGGGTGTCGACTCTATGATTCTTGCCAACGAGACTCGCAAACTTGCACAGAAATTCAAGGGCGGCGCTGAACCTGTCAGCACCAAGCCCCAAGCTAGTTACTAA
- the hpaH gene encoding 2-oxo-hept-4-ene-1,7-dioate hydratase, whose translation MLTKEQQIEAANRLYKAEVERKQIPALTLDYPEMDMSDAYAIQKTWVDQKLASGRKVIGYKVGLTSRAMQMAVNIDEPDYGVLLDDMLFEDGDTLKASDFLDPRIEVELAFVLKKPLFGENVSITDVYNATDYVIPSLELIAARCMRTDPATGYTRKVYDTISDNAANAGIIMGGRPIKPTEMDLRWAGAMLYLNGKIEETGLAGGVLGHPAKGISWVCKRFAPHGLGLEPGQVILAGSFTRPVPVKAGDTIHADFGPLGGIGLSFE comes from the coding sequence GTGCTAACCAAAGAGCAGCAAATCGAAGCAGCAAACCGACTTTACAAAGCTGAAGTTGAACGCAAACAGATTCCAGCACTTACCCTGGATTACCCTGAGATGGATATGAGCGATGCATACGCCATCCAGAAAACCTGGGTCGATCAAAAGCTTGCATCTGGCCGCAAAGTGATTGGTTACAAGGTAGGTCTTACCTCTCGTGCAATGCAGATGGCTGTAAATATCGACGAACCAGATTACGGCGTGTTACTAGATGACATGTTGTTTGAAGATGGCGATACGCTTAAGGCATCTGACTTCCTAGATCCTCGTATTGAAGTGGAATTGGCGTTTGTACTTAAAAAGCCACTGTTCGGCGAAAACGTATCAATCACTGACGTATACAACGCAACTGACTATGTGATTCCGTCACTAGAACTGATTGCAGCTCGCTGCATGCGTACAGACCCAGCGACCGGCTATACCCGCAAGGTATACGACACTATCTCTGATAACGCAGCAAATGCCGGCATCATCATGGGTGGCCGCCCAATCAAACCAACAGAGATGGATCTTCGTTGGGCAGGCGCCATGCTCTACCTAAACGGCAAGATTGAAGAGACAGGCCTAGCTGGCGGCGTACTTGGCCACCCTGCAAAAGGGATCAGCTGGGTGTGTAAACGCTTTGCGCCACATGGTCTTGGCCTTGAACCAGGCCAGGTTATCTTGGCTGGCTCATTCACCCGCCCTGTTCCAGTAAAAGCTGGTGACACCATCCATGCAGACTTCGGTCCACTAGGTGGCATCGGTCTAAGCTTCGAATAA
- a CDS encoding 5-carboxymethyl-2-hydroxymuconate Delta-isomerase: protein MPHFVVDYSANLHDRLDFQTLFKELHTYVVSTGAFPIGGARSRAIRCDDYYVADGREEFAYINLTLKIGAGRPFELREEVAKKVFEIFTDWMKPITDNTYVMISFEMSELEPVLKFNMNNIHPLFKD from the coding sequence ATGCCACATTTTGTCGTAGATTACTCAGCAAACTTGCATGACCGTTTGGACTTTCAAACACTCTTTAAAGAACTGCATACCTACGTAGTATCTACGGGCGCATTTCCGATTGGTGGCGCGCGCAGCAGAGCAATACGTTGTGATGACTACTATGTGGCAGATGGCCGAGAAGAGTTTGCGTATATCAACCTCACGTTAAAGATAGGTGCAGGACGCCCGTTTGAGCTGCGTGAAGAGGTAGCTAAGAAGGTATTTGAAATATTCACAGATTGGATGAAACCGATCACCGACAACACCTATGTGATGATCTCTTTTGAAATGTCTGAACTGGAGCCAGTTCTCAAGTTCAACATGAACAATATTCATCCACTATTTAAAGATTAA
- a CDS encoding NAD-dependent succinate-semialdehyde dehydrogenase, giving the protein MSLKLTDQSLLKNLAFVNGEWIASHSGKTFPVTNPATGELLAEVPDMDEVDTHRAIDAADAAWDAWKAVPCKQKSNLLRKWFDLVMANQEDLARLMTAEQGKPLAEARGEVAYGASYIEWFAEEAKRVYGDTIPAATGDKRLVVIKQPVGVVGAITPWNFPNAMIARKIAPALAAGCPVVAKPAEDTPLSSLALAELAVRAGIPAGLINIVTSSRANAAAVGGALTGSDKVRKISFTGSTQVGKILMKQAADTVKKVSMELGGNAPFVVFDDADLDAAIEGVVASKYRNTGQTCVCANRIIVQSGVYEEFLQKLAARVAGFKVGNGLEVDDAVQGPLINAAAVEKVERHVQDAKEKGARVILGGKAHALGGTFYEPTILADVTTEMCVTYEETFGPVAPIYKFETEEEAVALANDTEFGLAAYFYSRDIGRVWRVAEALDVGIVGINEGIISSEMAPFGGVKQSGQGREGSKYGLDDYLEIKYLCMGGI; this is encoded by the coding sequence ATGTCTCTAAAGCTTACAGATCAATCGTTACTTAAAAATCTCGCGTTTGTTAATGGCGAGTGGATTGCTTCACACTCTGGTAAAACCTTTCCTGTAACTAACCCTGCAACGGGTGAGTTGCTTGCCGAAGTACCTGACATGGATGAGGTTGATACGCACCGTGCAATTGATGCGGCTGATGCTGCATGGGATGCATGGAAAGCGGTGCCGTGTAAGCAGAAATCGAATCTTCTTCGTAAATGGTTCGACCTTGTTATGGCAAATCAGGAAGACCTTGCTCGCCTGATGACAGCAGAGCAGGGTAAACCGTTGGCTGAAGCACGTGGTGAAGTCGCTTACGGCGCTAGCTACATCGAGTGGTTTGCTGAAGAGGCTAAGCGCGTATACGGAGATACTATTCCTGCAGCGACAGGTGATAAGCGTCTAGTTGTTATCAAGCAGCCAGTTGGTGTTGTAGGTGCTATCACGCCGTGGAACTTCCCGAACGCTATGATCGCGCGCAAAATTGCGCCAGCCCTAGCTGCGGGTTGTCCTGTTGTTGCGAAACCAGCTGAAGATACTCCGCTATCATCACTTGCACTTGCAGAGTTGGCAGTGCGTGCCGGGATTCCGGCGGGTCTTATCAATATCGTGACAAGTTCACGCGCTAATGCGGCAGCAGTGGGTGGTGCGCTCACGGGTTCTGATAAAGTTCGTAAGATCTCTTTCACAGGTTCAACCCAAGTCGGCAAGATCTTAATGAAGCAGGCTGCCGATACCGTTAAGAAAGTGAGCATGGAACTGGGTGGTAACGCTCCGTTTGTAGTCTTTGATGATGCAGATTTGGATGCAGCAATCGAAGGTGTGGTTGCATCTAAATACCGCAATACAGGACAGACCTGTGTTTGTGCTAACCGAATCATTGTTCAGTCAGGTGTCTACGAAGAGTTTCTTCAGAAGCTTGCCGCTCGTGTAGCTGGCTTCAAAGTGGGTAACGGCCTAGAGGTTGATGATGCGGTTCAGGGGCCACTCATCAACGCTGCGGCAGTGGAGAAGGTAGAGCGTCATGTTCAGGATGCTAAAGAGAAGGGCGCGCGTGTCATTCTTGGTGGTAAAGCACACGCCTTGGGCGGCACCTTCTATGAACCAACTATTCTTGCTGATGTGACAACTGAAATGTGTGTTACCTACGAAGAGACCTTTGGTCCAGTAGCACCTATCTACAAGTTCGAAACAGAAGAGGAAGCGGTTGCGCTAGCAAACGATACAGAGTTTGGACTGGCTGCTTACTTCTACAGCCGCGATATTGGTCGTGTATGGCGTGTTGCTGAAGCGCTGGATGTAGGTATTGTTGGTATCAACGAAGGCATCATCTCTTCTGAGATGGCACCGTTCGGTGGTGTTAAGCAGAGCGGCCAGGGGCGTGAAGGCTCTAAATACGGTCTGGATGACTACCTAGAGATTAAATACCTCTGTATGGGTGGGATTTAA
- a CDS encoding MFS transporter, which produces MNTSNTLDSRLFTPVLIAGSIILLLGFSIRASFGLFQIPIANDFNWLRADFSLAIAIQNLAWGFGQPLFSALAEKFGDRRAIVLGAICYAAGLAISSFAITPGQHQLLEIIVGFGIAGTGFGVILAIVGRATAEKHRSMALGIATAAGSAGQVVGPPLTQALLNHFPWQDVFMILAAIILFSIAFLPFIKADKPAPVTNKSESLGSVVKSAIKDKNFIFIFIGFFSCGYQLAFITAHFPAFITEVCSTITPGSFVESLGISSTPALGAAAIAFVGFANIGGTILAGWLGARHSRKYLLATIYALRTVVAAAFIMSPITPESVLIFSVLMGGLWLATVPLTSGLIAQIYGLRYMGTLYGIVFFSHQLGGFVGVWLGGEMYDLYGSYDLVWWVGVGVGALSAIIHLPVDERPVQQRVQAVPCA; this is translated from the coding sequence ATGAACACCTCCAACACCCTAGACTCTCGGCTTTTTACCCCAGTCCTCATTGCAGGCAGCATCATTCTGCTTTTAGGATTTTCCATTCGCGCATCCTTTGGCCTATTTCAGATTCCGATTGCAAATGATTTCAACTGGCTACGTGCCGACTTCTCTTTAGCCATTGCAATTCAAAACCTCGCATGGGGCTTTGGCCAACCGTTATTTAGTGCCCTTGCAGAGAAGTTTGGGGATCGACGCGCCATTGTATTGGGTGCTATCTGCTACGCTGCTGGCCTTGCGATCTCTTCGTTCGCAATCACACCAGGCCAACACCAACTGCTAGAGATCATTGTAGGGTTCGGTATTGCCGGTACCGGCTTTGGCGTTATTCTAGCTATTGTTGGCCGCGCAACAGCAGAGAAGCATCGTTCAATGGCACTAGGCATAGCGACTGCAGCAGGCTCTGCTGGCCAGGTAGTAGGGCCACCATTAACTCAGGCACTGCTAAACCACTTCCCATGGCAGGATGTCTTCATGATTCTTGCAGCGATCATTCTATTCAGCATCGCATTTCTGCCATTTATCAAAGCAGATAAACCAGCACCGGTAACAAATAAATCGGAGAGCCTTGGCTCTGTGGTTAAAAGCGCGATCAAAGATAAGAACTTTATCTTTATCTTTATCGGCTTCTTCTCTTGTGGCTATCAGCTGGCCTTTATCACAGCCCACTTCCCTGCTTTCATTACTGAGGTGTGTAGCACCATCACACCAGGAAGCTTTGTCGAATCTTTAGGTATCTCTAGCACCCCCGCGTTGGGAGCAGCAGCAATCGCCTTTGTAGGATTTGCCAACATAGGCGGCACTATCCTTGCTGGTTGGTTGGGCGCGAGACACTCACGCAAATATCTGTTGGCAACGATCTATGCGCTAAGAACGGTGGTTGCTGCAGCGTTTATCATGTCACCCATCACACCTGAATCAGTTTTAATCTTCTCAGTACTGATGGGTGGACTTTGGTTAGCAACCGTACCCCTCACCTCAGGTCTTATCGCGCAGATCTATGGCCTACGTTACATGGGCACACTCTACGGCATCGTATTCTTCTCACACCAATTAGGCGGATTTGTCGGTGTATGGTTAGGTGGCGAGATGTATGACCTTTACGGTAGCTACGATCTTGTTTGGTGGGTAGGCGTCGGTGTAGGCGCACTCTCAGCGATCATCCATTTGCCAGTCGATGAACGCCCAGTTCAGCAGAGGGTCCAAGCAGTCCCTTGCGCTTAA
- a CDS encoding LysR family transcriptional regulator: MDPKHLFYLSVVLEKGSLTEAAKHLAVTQPTLTRVMSTLEMQAGTTLFSRSRYGVKGTPVGEALAREGRAIQRNVEAATSIASRHRIGLDKELRIGVGPLLAATVMPEVQNRLLAANPNISLSIEVSRPTKVIDELIDNELDFALAPSATNRQIPGCVRTKVADDSIGIYCSTTHPLANLNRPLEVNDLATARWLSLGHGSPFEREVMDLLAEEGVSKIRTQVVYRNEGYLLLEGLKAGLHLSVLPHLPMQLVKQHYQLKPLELNRSLSQARDIFLWAREEMADHPMHLQLQEIFKEVVASVES, encoded by the coding sequence ATGGATCCTAAACATCTCTTCTACCTTTCAGTCGTGCTAGAAAAAGGCTCGCTCACAGAGGCAGCTAAACACCTAGCAGTTACTCAGCCAACTCTCACACGTGTTATGTCTACACTTGAGATGCAGGCCGGCACAACACTGTTTAGCCGCAGCCGCTATGGCGTGAAAGGCACACCTGTTGGTGAAGCACTGGCGCGTGAAGGTCGCGCCATACAGCGCAACGTCGAGGCAGCTACCTCCATCGCATCTAGACATCGTATAGGTTTGGATAAAGAGCTGCGTATTGGTGTGGGTCCACTTCTGGCTGCAACTGTAATGCCCGAAGTTCAAAATAGACTCCTAGCTGCTAATCCAAATATCTCACTATCTATAGAGGTCTCAAGGCCGACTAAAGTGATTGATGAGTTAATTGATAACGAGCTCGACTTCGCCCTAGCTCCATCCGCAACCAATCGTCAGATTCCTGGCTGTGTTCGTACTAAGGTGGCTGATGACTCAATCGGCATCTACTGCAGTACGACACACCCTCTGGCTAACCTCAACAGACCATTAGAGGTTAACGACCTAGCCACAGCACGTTGGCTCAGCCTTGGTCACGGCTCCCCCTTTGAACGTGAAGTGATGGACCTACTCGCTGAGGAGGGTGTTTCTAAGATACGTACCCAAGTTGTGTATAGGAACGAAGGGTATCTTCTATTGGAGGGGCTAAAAGCAGGACTGCATCTATCTGTCCTCCCCCACCTTCCAATGCAACTTGTGAAACAGCATTACCAACTCAAACCCTTGGAGCTTAACCGCAGCCTTAGCCAAGCGCGAGATATCTTCCTGTGGGCACGAGAAGAGATGGCCGATCACCCTATGCATCTACAACTACAGGAGATTTTTAAAGAGGTCGTTGCATCTGTTGAAAGCTAA
- a CDS encoding TAXI family TRAP transporter solute-binding subunit, giving the protein MFKKALGKTILAASIGLSAMSAQAVDISMEAATAQSVVGLMPQTMASYLSKADVNVQLAMGQTLTKSLLKIANGSLDSSVIPPGAYLALKAGKGPYAKMGAEKGAEMASSVRALYGFPGSTYHAITWADNGINEWKDAAGKRVYIGPPAGAANAQITSLAAAGGLEKDTYEGIKAPWGAAAQAFQDGQFDVYVGSFPVGSQVVAELSLKRPIRILGIPEGTLPKKGLGMEPANIPAGTYPDQANTSDSSSFLTLMFMGVNASMSDDLAYTMTKVYMETREQMGKDNRLLNHLSKYSPFVGVTAPLHPGAIKYFEENGFTVPADLK; this is encoded by the coding sequence ATGTTCAAAAAGGCACTTGGTAAAACAATTCTAGCTGCAAGCATCGGTCTTTCAGCTATGTCAGCACAGGCTGTAGATATCAGCATGGAAGCAGCTACAGCACAGTCTGTTGTAGGTCTAATGCCTCAGACCATGGCATCATACCTTTCTAAGGCTGATGTCAATGTACAGTTGGCGATGGGTCAGACTCTGACTAAATCACTTCTAAAAATTGCTAACGGATCTCTAGACTCTTCTGTGATTCCGCCAGGCGCATACCTTGCACTTAAAGCAGGTAAGGGACCTTACGCGAAGATGGGTGCTGAGAAGGGCGCTGAGATGGCAAGCTCTGTTCGTGCTCTTTACGGTTTCCCAGGCTCAACTTACCATGCGATCACTTGGGCTGATAACGGCATCAATGAGTGGAAAGACGCTGCCGGTAAGCGTGTTTACATTGGTCCACCAGCAGGTGCAGCTAACGCACAGATCACATCTCTTGCGGCTGCAGGTGGCCTAGAGAAAGATACCTATGAAGGTATTAAAGCGCCTTGGGGTGCGGCAGCGCAGGCTTTCCAGGATGGTCAGTTTGACGTTTACGTGGGTTCTTTCCCAGTAGGTTCTCAGGTTGTTGCTGAGCTAAGCCTTAAGCGTCCAATCCGTATTCTAGGAATCCCAGAAGGTACTCTGCCTAAGAAAGGTCTAGGTATGGAGCCTGCTAATATTCCTGCTGGCACCTACCCAGATCAGGCGAATACTTCTGATTCAAGCTCATTCCTGACTCTTATGTTCATGGGTGTAAATGCATCGATGTCTGATGACCTTGCTTACACTATGACCAAGGTTTACATGGAGACACGTGAGCAGATGGGTAAAGACAACCGTCTTCTTAACCACCTATCTAAGTACAGCCCATTCGTAGGTGTAACAGCACCACTTCATCCAGGTGCTATCAAGTACTTCGAAGAGAATGGCTTCACTGTTCCAGCAGATCTTAAGTAA